Genomic DNA from Candidatus Woesearchaeota archaeon:
CGTCATCAGTAAAGTGAGTTGTGATAACTTTACTAATTTCCATATCACCATCTTGATACACTAACGCATACGCAGTCATATCACCACGTAACACACCTTTAGAAGGTGTTCTTATACCACTTACTGAAATAATCGCATCAGACGCTTGCACAATATTAACCAAAGGATTAGTCGAATTAAATTTTTCAATCATAATCTATTCACCAAGAAGAGCAAAACAACGTTTCATTTATAAATGCTGCTGCTTTTCTCTCCAAACCTATGAATGAAGATTATGCAACAGAAACAAATCACCCCTATAAAAATCAAATACAAAACATCAGAACAATGTATCAGTACAACATTGAACCACAAGTAACTGATGAAGACTTTCATGAACAATTCTACCAAAGTCTTGACGAACTTGATTTTATGCTCGAAGATAGTTCAAAAAGAGAAATCCAACTCGCCATACAAGGACAACTACGAATTCTTACAACATACGACTCTACACATCTTATTCGAGATGAATATCAAACTATTATTGATGATCTGAAAAGCAAAACAGCAACTAACAATAATAAAGAATTTTATCTACGAAAACAACGAGACCATAAAAAATAAAACAGCAAAAAAAATGTTTAACAAAAGAATTTCTAAAGAGTAAAAAATATTTCTTTAATCCAAAAAAAAGAAAAAAAATACTTTGCTTTGCAAACAAAACGTTTTTACTACAGCAAGAACTAATGCTGCAACATATGAAGAATATCAAGACCAAACTCATCAATTTTTGCCTTACCAAAACCTTTTACTTGTTCTAAATCTTCAAGACTGACTGGTTGGAGTTGCAAAAGTTGTTCTAAAACCTTATCTGAGAAAACAAGATATGGAGGAATATTACGCTCTTTACTCTCTAAAAAACGCCAGCGACGAAGCGCAGACTTTTGCTCAGCCAAACGCTTTTTTGATGTTACTTTTGAAGAATCATTTAAACCGGTTAATTTAATATCAATACTAGACAAAACTTTTGTTGAAAGAAATGGCGTAGGCACGCCCGTATAACTTATTTGCAAAACTTGTTTTGCACGAGTGCACGCCACATAAAAAATACGGCGTTCTTCCTCATACACATCATAACTTTCTTTACCAGCAAAAAGCTCAACAAAATGATGATCTTTAGCCCTACAAGGATAATTATTTCCACTTGCACCAATAACAAACACCACTTTTGCTTCTAACCCCTTAATTGCATGAACAGTAGAAAGTACAATTTCATTTCCAGAAGACTCTTGCACTCGTTCTTCAGTTCGCATAACAAAAGGAATACTTTCTTGCAAGCAGGTAGTAGCTAAAGCATCGAGTCCTTTATTAGTTCTAGACAATACAAAAATTTCATCACGAGGAATAGCTAGTGCTTGAATTTTAGTAACAATAGATTGCGCTTCAAATTCTTCTGACTGATAACGCTCAATAGTTACGCCACCATCTTCATTACTTGCACTACGAAGCGATGAGAAGATATTCTTGCCCGCATTTGCTTGAGAAATAAGAGTATTTGCAAAAGATACAATCTTTTTGCTACTTCGAAAATTAGTCGTGAGCTCAAGCACCGTTGGCTGTCGCTGTATAAAATCAAACATGGTTTGAGGATTAGCACCACGCCATGCATAAATACTTTGACGAGGATCACCAACAACAAACAAATGAGCGGGATTAAGTTTTTCTAAAAAAAGTATTTGTTGTTCATTAACATCTTGATACTCATCAACAAGCACCCATGAAAAAAAAGGTTTAACTTCTTCATTGCGAGCATAGAGTTTATTAATATCAACTAATTGATCAGCAAACGTGCGTAACCCACGAGCTTCAAGTTCTTCTGTGACTAGCGAAGCAAGACGAGCAACATTTTGCGCAGTTACGCGCTCAGATAATGTTGCTGCAATTAGTCGAGAGGTAAAATAATTTTCCTCTTTACCATGCGTAATATATGCGTCAAGAATTGTTCGAAAATCATACAAAAAAGAAAAAAACAATTGTCGAGACTCTTTATTACGACGCTCATTAGGAAGAAAATACTGTTTAACAAACGTTTCAACAGTAAACCCGAGATGATTAAGACTCTTAACAACAATGTTTAAAAATTCTTTATTATCCACCATCTCTTTTTCTTGACCATATAATAATGTTCCATGTCTTTGGAGTTCTTGCTCGGCAAAAGAATTAAAAGTTTCAACACGAATAGATATTTTTGGTAACAATAATGCTAAGCGATCAAGCATTTCTTGACGCGCTTTACGTGTGAATGTAATTGCCAAAATATCTTTTGAATTAATACCTGCATACTTTACTAAAAAAACAATTTTATTAGTGAGTACGCTAGTTTTTCCACTTCCCGCGCCAGCAATGCACACTTGCTTTTTATCTAAACAAATAATCGCTTTTTTTTGTTCATCAGTAAATTCTTTTAAGAAAAAATCAAGTTCAGCAAAAATTTTTCTATCATC
This window encodes:
- a CDS encoding UvrD-helicase domain-containing protein — translated: MEFNPDGSLKVPKKVVRDHISVFHLISELPFPIGKKLLIKLLRGEIDERIKKLRLDNLVHHGSLGGYEENELAIFLEVLISKGFLTTQMQKGRYQVVSITPLGFEELEQQQFELKVDTCLGATTPDDTTLVSYEVASITNDDRKIFAELDFFLKEFTDEQKKAIICLDKKQVCIAGAGSGKTSVLTNKIVFLVKYAGINSKDILAITFTRKARQEMLDRLALLLPKISIRVETFNSFAEQELQRHGTLLYGQEKEMVDNKEFLNIVVKSLNHLGFTVETFVKQYFLPNERRNKESRQLFFSFLYDFRTILDAYITHGKEENYFTSRLIAATLSERVTAQNVARLASLVTEELEARGLRTFADQLVDINKLYARNEEVKPFFSWVLVDEYQDVNEQQILFLEKLNPAHLFVVGDPRQSIYAWRGANPQTMFDFIQRQPTVLELTTNFRSSKKIVSFANTLISQANAGKNIFSSLRSASNEDGGVTIERYQSEEFEAQSIVTKIQALAIPRDEIFVLSRTNKGLDALATTCLQESIPFVMRTEERVQESSGNEIVLSTVHAIKGLEAKVVFVIGASGNNYPCRAKDHHFVELFAGKESYDVYEEERRIFYVACTRAKQVLQISYTGVPTPFLSTKVLSSIDIKLTGLNDSSKVTSKKRLAEQKSALRRWRFLESKERNIPPYLVFSDKVLEQLLQLQPVSLEDLEQVKGFGKAKIDEFGLDILHMLQH